The DNA segment CTGGAACAGGGAAAACTCATTAAAAAAGAAAACGTTGATAAAATGAAACATTTTATTGATGATTACGGATATGGCCTTGTGAAATTCCCATTTGAAAAGTATACAGGATTTGGACATAACGGCGCCATTGACGGTTTCAGATCAGAGCTGGTATACTTTCCTGAATTGAAAACAGCGGTTAGTTTCACAGTCAATCAGCAGGATATGGATTCTGATGAAATTTTTTCAAGAATGATGGCCGTTGCAACCGGAAAAGATTTTGAGATCCCCAATTTTAAGACGATAAACATTCCGGAAAACATACTTCAGAAATACGCCGGAACATACGCTTCTGTTGGAGTACCTCTGAAAATTAATATCTTTATCCAGGATAAAAAACTGATGGCGCAGGCAACCGGACAAAGCGCATTTCCTCTCGAAGCAACTTCTGTCACAAACTTTACATGTGATATGTACGGAATAGAAATCAATTTTTATCCCGAAAAAAATCAGTTCATCATCATGCAGGGAGGATCCAAAAACACATTCACAAAAGAATAAAACAATGAAATATTTAAAAATAAATATTGAAAAAAATGCAGACATCGAAGTCCTGAAAACGGTTATCCTTCAATTAAAAGGTGTAGATTCAGCAGAAATTATCGACGACGAAAATCCCGAAAGTGAACTTAAAAAAGCCTTTGCGAAAACGAAAGAACAGTTCAAAAAAGGAGATTACGAAACGTTAGTTAATGATATTTTTGATATTTTAACCAAGAAATAATTTTTAATCATAATGAAAAAAGCCATTTTATCGATCGCTCTTTTAGGAATTTTCTTTTCCACCAATGTAGCGGCACAAACCGAAACTTCAGGAAGAGAAAAAGTCTACCGGGCTACTCATACCAAAGTAACTGAACTTAAACATACCAAACTTAAAGTAAATTTCGATTATCAGAAAGAACAGATGAACGGTGAAGAATGGCTCACCGCATCACCGTTTTTTTACCCTTCCAACGAACTCACGCTCGATGCCAAAGGAATGCTGATTCATGAAGTAGCATTAGAATCGAATGGTAAAAAATCTCCGTTAAAATATGATTATAAGGACGATATTCTTAAAATCACTTTAGATAAAACCTACCAGAAAAACCAGGATTACACGGTTTATATTAAATATACTTCCCGTCCAAACGAAGTGAAGCAGGAAGGAAGCGCCGCTATCAATGATGCAAAAGGACTCTACTTTATCAACGCACAAGGGAAAGATCCAGATATGCCTACACAGATATGGACGCAGGGCGAAACCGAATCTTCTTCAGCCTGGTTTCCTACCATTGATAAACCCAATCAGAAGACTACTCAGGAAATCTACATGACGGTTCCTGACAAATATGTTACGCTTTCAAACGGTATCCTGAAAGATTCTCAAAAAGAATCCAACGGCTTGAGAACGGATCATTGGGTGATGGATAAAAGACATTCTACCTACCTGTTTTTCATGGGTGTGGGAGAATATGCTATTGTAAAAGATAAATGGAGAAACATTCCTGTAGATTATTATATTGAAAAAGAATATGAGCCGTATGCAAAGCAGATCTACGGAAATACGCCGGAAATGATCGAGTTTTTCTCTAAAAAACTGGGTTACGATTATCCTTGGGCTAAATATGCACAGATTTCCGGAAGAAACTACGTCAGCGGCGCAATGGAAAATACAACGGCCACTCTTCACGGAAGTGATATCCTGCAGAAACCCGGGCAATTAATTGATGAAAACACTTGGGAAGATACCATTGCCCATGAATTGTTTCACCATTGGTTTGGTGATCTTGTCACAGCGGAAAGCTGGAGCAATCTTACGGTTAACGAATCTTTTGCCAACTATTCGGAGTATCTGTGGAATGAATTTAAGTATGGAAAAGATCAGGCAGACTATCATCAGATGACAGATGTGAATATGTACATCCACAATCCTACCGATTTTAAAAATAATCTTGTACGATTTGATTACGCTTCCCGCGAAGATGTTTTCGACCTCGTGACCTATCAGAAAGGAGGAGGAATACTTCACATGCTCAGAAACTATCTTGGCGATGAGGCTTTCTTTGCCGGAATGCAGGATTATCTTAAAACCAACGAATATCAGAATGCCGAAGCTCATCAGCTGAGACTTTCATTCGAAAAAGTTTCCGGAAAAGACCTGAATTGGTTCTTCAATCAGTGGTATTTCGGTAGTGGAAACCCGAAAATCAATTATTCCTACACTTTCGAACCTGTTAAAAAGCAAGTTGCAGTGACCATTGAGCAGACGCAGGAACAGCCGTTCCAGTTTCCTCTGGCCATTGATGTTTACGAAAATGGAAAACCTAAAAGATATAACGTTTGGGTAAATGCGGAAGCTAAAAATACATTCAACTTTGATGTTTCTAAAAATGCAGATCTTGTCAACATTAATGCAGATGGCGTTTTACTGGCAGAAATCAACGATACCAAAACACCTGAACAGTATCTGATGCAGTTTACGGGATCTAAAGAATTCAAAAGCAGATACAATGCTTTAAATGGTATTAAAGATCAGGTCGGAAAAAATCCTGCAGCAACTAAATTATTGTCGGCAGCAATCAAAGATCCTTACTTCAGAACAAGGATAAAAGCATTGCAGCTTATGGATCTTTCCAATGCAGAGCAATTGAAGGCTTTAGGCTCAGATGTTGAAAAATTAGCTTCTAACGATCCTAAGACACTGGTTCAGGCGGCAGCTATTTCAGCATTGGCAAAAACAAAGGATAAAAAGTACATGCCGATATTTGAAAAAGGAATTAATGCGGTCTCCAATGCCGTAAAAGGAAGTTCTGTGGGAGCTATTGTTGCTATTGATCCGTCAAAAGCTGCGGCATATGCTGATAAAATTGATTTAGAAGGAGCTTCGGAAACACTGGCTGCACAAATGCTTCCGATTATTGTAAAGAATAAAGTTACTTCCCAAATGGCCAATATTGCGCAATTTGCAGCGTTTTATCCTTTTATCAAATTCCAGAATCCTGAACTTGGAAAATCTGCAGAAGAAGGATTCAACTGGATTATGACCTCAGACAATGTAAAAGCTACAGAAAGCATCACGAAAATTCTTGGTCAGGCAAAAGGACAGATTGGTGAAAACCCTCAGGTAAAAATGATGATAAGCCAAATGCTGAAAGATGGTCTGAATAAAAAAATGGAGCTTTTAAAACAGAATCCTCAAAGTGCCGCAAGCATTAATAAACAGATCGATCTGCTGAATAAAGCAATTGAAGATTTTAAATAATGTTCAGGTAAACTCTATAATATTATAATGATGATAACCGCTATTTTATAATAGCGGTTATTTTATTGGTTAAACGATTTTTATTAAATTTTATATATTAAATTTTTAATATTGTTGATTTATTTGTTTTTATATTATAATTTTGTTAATGAATTAACATTAAAATAATTGCTAATGAAAACAAATCTACTTTCTAAAAAAATTAAAAACCGATATGTATTTTCGGCTTTAACCATTTTTTCCGCTATTGGGCTTCATGCTCAAATTTCAACATTTCCCTGGACGGAAACTTTTGAAGACAATTCTCCTACCAGATCAGGCTGGACTCAGGTTTATGAAACAAACAACATGTCCTGGACATTCGCATCTTCTGCAACCACAGGAAGTAATGGAGTAACAGCGTTTGCCGGAACAAAATTTGCCAACTTTCCGGCGAATTCTTCCGGTGCAGACAAAACAAAGCTTGTAACCCCGCCACTGAATAGTTTGGTGCTCACTTCGCCCAGACTGAGCTTTTATCTTATCAATCCCCAACAGGGATCGAATGCGAACTGGGTAAGAATTTACTACCGGATGTCAGCGTCTGATTCATGGAACATGGTGATGGGATTTCAGCCGCCTTTTAATTCCTGGTACTTCTTTGCCAACGTTAATCTTCCTCCCAATCTTTATCAGGTTGCCATAGAATGTGAAAATGCACAGGGATATTCTACATTGATTGATAATTTTACGATTAGCAATGATGTTTTAGGGGTGAATGATGTAAGGGTTTCTCCGAAATCATCGATTAATTATTATCCGAATCCTGTTAATGATATTTTGCATTATCAGGCAAAAGATAAGGTACACGAAATGACCATTTATGACGCGAACGGAAGAAGCATTCAGACGCATACAGTAAATGCTGAACAGGGAAATATAAATATTTCTACTTTGAGTAATGGGATATATGTTATTTCAGGAAAAACTGATAAAGGAATAGAATCATTTAAGATCATTAAAAATTAATTTACTTCTCATGGTATAAAAGATAAATAGTTAATAATTTACATCAGGACATCTCATCACGGGATGTCTTTTTTTATATTAAAATAAAAATATTGACGAAATTTAGATAAAATCATATGTGATTAAACGTTTACATTTTTTAAATTCGTATTAAATTAAAAGATATGACTTTCGGAATTGAAGCGGCAAGCTACCATGTGCCCTCATTATATTTGGAAATTAAAGATTTAGCGGAAAAAAGAGGAATTGAACCCGCAAAACTGGAAAAAGGTCTGGGCTTGCATAAAATGGGATTCCCGGATGTGCATGAAGATGCGGCAACATTTGCTGCAGAAGCCTTATTAAAACTGATTAAAGATTACCATATTAATCCAAAAGACATTGCAAGAATTTATCTGGGGACAGAAAGCGCTCTCGATGCGGCAAAGCCAACAGCTTCCTACGCGATGCAAATGGTAGAAAAGGTGCTGGAGGAAGAATTTGGAGAAAGATGTTTCAAAAACTGTGATGTGGTGGATCTCACCTTCGCCTGTATCGGGGCAGTAGACGCATTTCACAATTCTTTAGACTTTGTAAGAGTAAATCCGGATAAAAAAGCAGTTGTTATCGCCAGCGATTATGCAAAATATGAACTGGCTTCTTCCGGTGAATACACGCAGGGTGGTGGAGCGGTCGCTGTTTTGGTTTCTTCAAAACCGGATTTAATTGAATTTGAAAACAATTGGGGAGTGGCGACAGAATCTGTCTTTGACTTCTTCAAGCCGAGACGTCATTTCAAAAAAGAAAATCTGAACAATGCTCCCGAAAGTTTCCCGGAAAAAATTGAAATTTTTACGGATGAACCGGTTTTCGACGGGCAATATTCCAATCAGTGTTATCAGGACAGAATCAGGGAAGCGTACAACCATTATAAAGAAATTACCGGGAAAAATAAACCGTATGAACACTGGAAATATCTGATTTTCCATCTTCCGTACGCATTTCACGGTAAAAGGGTTTTTACGGAGATTTACAGTCTGGAAAACGGACTATCCTACGAAACGCCTGAAGAGCAAAAAGCAGTCGCAAAATCAGAAGCGTATATTCAGTTTATTAATGATAAAATTGAAAAATCACAGCGTGCTTCCTCAGAAATCGGAAATATGTACACAGCATCCATTTTTATGGCTTTGCTTTCTGCATTACAGACTTCTTTTAATGAAAATGAAGAATTAACCGGAAAGGAAATTGGCTTTTTAGGATATGGAAGCGGTTCCAAATCGAAAGTTTTTGCCGGGAAAGTTTCAGCAAACTGGAAAAACGTAGTTTCAAAATGGGATGTATTTGAAGAATTAAAAAGCAGAACAGCCATCAATTTTGAAACCTATGAAAAGCTTCACAGAAAGCAGCTGGAAAATTCTGTTAATGAAAATTACAAAGGGTTCGGATTAAAATATGTGGAATTGGAAAACCCGGTCTTGAAAGGAGCAAGATATTATCATTATCAGAAATAGAAGGGCCTCTTAAGTAAGGATAATTTGAAATTTGTCATTCTGAGGGACGAAGAATCTGTTTAAATTAATTATTTGAGATTCTTCATTTTATTCAGAATGACTTTTTTTAGAATGACTTTTTTATAACCAGAAATATAACAATAATAAAAAGCAGAATACAAAGATTTAATAATCAAGTTAGCTTTTCTGCTTACTTTTTACGCCAAATAGGGATATCATTCAAAAATATCTAAGGTATTTTTATCCTGATAATTCTTTGGCGTAACCCCTACCAGCTGCTTAAAAACACGTGTGAAATAATTGGCATCCGAAAAGCCGGTCTGAAAAGCGGTTTCTTTAATGCTGTTCCTGCTTTTCAGTAACTCTTTTGCCCTGCTGATTCTTTCCTGGAGAATAAATTCATTTGGGGAAGTTCCCAGCTCATCCTTAAACATCCTGAAGAAATTCGATTTACTCACATATGCCAGTTTTGCAATGCTTTCAATAGAGAGTTTCTGATGAAGGTTTTTCCGGATATAATCTACCGCAAAACTGATTCTGGATCTGTTTTTTGCAATATTTTTCTCTACCATGCTTCTTGCCTGGGTCTGCATCAAACGGATCAGAAGTTCTTTCAAAGCAAAATCAGCCATAATATCTTTCTGTGAATTATCATCCATGGCAATACGCATAATATTGTTTGTGGCGGAAGCTAAAGATTGATTGTTGAAAAGAAAATATTCATCAAGTTCAATATTCCACTGTGAAGTTTCATCCGTTTTCGGCAGGTGATAATTAAGATGATTAAGAGAGTTTTCTATAAATTCGGGATTCAGGCTCAGGGAAATGCATTGAGATGGCGTTTCGTCTGCTTCCGGAAAATCAATAATCATGGTTTCGCCCGGAGCTACCAGAACACTCTCACCGGGGTAATAATCAAAATAATTCGTCTTATTGTCGAGCTTCATATGCTTTTTTCCGCGAAGCATAGTGGTAAAAGCGATGGTTTCAAAATGCAGTTTTACATCAAAAGCGGCTTTATGTGTTTCATAGATACTGAATTCACAATTGTTCAGATTGAATTTGGTCTGATTTTCAACCATGCTTAAAAGCTGGTTTTCCTTTTTCAATTCAGGAGTTTTCAGTAAAAATTTGTGATCATTCATTTCTAAACAATTTATGTTTACACGTATCTCAAATATAAGAAAAATATGGTATCTGCTGAATGTTAATGAATTATAAAATTATTATTCTGTACGATTTTGAAGCTTTTTTGTACGATTATGCTATTCAAATCTCAAATGTAGGTGTAATTTGGCTATTAAGAAAAATTAAAAATTGTACAAATATGAGCACTACAACACAACAACAATCAGACACATTACTTCAATGGCCTGAATTCAAAAAGAGATATGATAATTATATCAATGGTCAGTTCACGGCACCGGTAAACGGAGAGTACTTCGATGTTGTATCGCCGGTGGACGGGAAAAAGTTTACGCAGGCTGCCCATTCCTCAAAAGAAGATCTGGAGATGGCTGTTAATGCTGCGGAAAAAGCGTTTCAGACCTGGAAAGATACTTCATCAACAGAAAGAAGTGTTATTTTGAATAAAATTGCCGACAGGATTGAGCAGAACCTGGAATACATCGCAACCGTTGAAACCATTGACAACGGTAAGGCGGTAAGAGAAACGCTCGCGGCAGATATTCCTTTGGCAATTGATCATTTCAGATATTTCGCTTCGGTGATCAGAGCGGAAGAAGGTTCCCATAATGAATTGGACAAAGACACCGTTTCCCTTATCGTTCACGAACCACTGGGCGTTATTGCACAGATTATTCCGTGGAATTTCCCGATTCTCATGGCGGTTTGGAAACTGGCTCCGGCATTGGCAGCCGGAAACTGCGTTGTACTGAAGCCCGCGGAAAGCACTCCGGTTTCTATCATGGTTTTGATGGAAATTATAGGAGATCTCCTTCCTCCGGGTGTTGTAAATATTGTCAACGGTTTCGGCGCAGAATTGGGAAGGGCATTGGTGACCAATCCGAAAGTTTCTAAAGCCGCATTTACAGGATCTACTGCAACGGGACGCCTTGTTATGCAGTATGCAACGGAAAACATTATTCCGGTAACATTGGAATTAGGCGGGAAATCACCAAACGTTTTTTTCAATTCTGTAATGGATACCGATGATGAGTTTTTGGATAAAGCCATTGAAGGAGCAGTTCTTTTTGCACTGAATCAGGGAGAAATCTGTACATGTCCGTCAAGATTGCTTGTTCAGGAAGATATTGCGGATGCCTTTATTGCGAAAGTGATTGAAAGAGTAAAAGCGATTAAGGTCGGGAATCCGTTGGATAAAACCGTAATGATGGGCGCACAGGCGTCGCAGATCCAGAAAGATAAGATTCTTTCCTATATCAAACTTGGAAAAGAAGAAGGTGCGGAAGTGCTCGTTGGTGGTGATGTCAACAATGTAGGCGAAGGACTTGAAGATGGCTATTATATTCAGCCTACAATTTTCAAAGGCAATAACAGGATGAGAATTTTCCAGGAAGAAATTTTCGGGCCGGTGCTGGCTTTTACAACCTTCAAAGACGAAGAAGAAGCCGTTAAAATTGCCAATGATACGATTTACGGACTGGGAGCAGGAGTCTGGACGAGAGATGCACATCAGCTGTATACTATTCCGCGTCAGATCCAGGCGGGAAGAGTCTGGGTAAACCAGTATCACTCTTACCCTGCAGGAGCGCCTTTTGGGGGCTACAAACAATCCGGAATCGGAAGGGAAAACCACAAAATGATGCTGGATCATTACCGTCAGACCAAAAATATGCTGATCTCGTACAACAAAAACAAACTAGGATTTTTTTAATTTTAAATAATAGGGCGTGCCCGTTTGCCCCGGCTGAAGCCGGGGCAAAACGGTCGGGCTATCCAGGGCTGCACTTCGTTTCGGTGCTCCGCTTCGCTCCGCACCGGCTCGTTCCTCGCCGCCCTTCCTATCCCTCACGCAATGATTCGTTGTCTTGTACATATTTATACACATAGAGATTACCGAAGTCAGAAAAGTAATATTAACAATTTATACTCTTTGCATCAAGTAAAATCAACCTTATATGATTCTTTAGAGTCTTCAAGTAATTTATTATAGAAATAAAAAGTAAAGAAAATTCTTAGCGATCTTAGTTAAGTGTAACGCCTTTGCGAACTTAAAAAACATATAGTATTAAAAAAGATCTTTGCGGACTTTGCGTTAAATTAAAGATTAATCAAATAAACTTTTTATAAATAATCCGCGAAATCTGAGGGAAATAAAAAACAACATTTCATTATAATATTAGGATATCCGTTTCCAAGAAAATTCCAATGATTCAATAAAAACTAATTCAAAACTCAGAATATGATACCAAAAACAATGAAAGCAGCGGTTGTTCAAGGCTACGGACAACCATTAAAAATACAAGAAGTTCCCGTAAGAGAACCTGGAAGATATGAAGTATTGGTAAAAGTAATCGCATGTGGCGTTTGTCATACAGATCTTCATGCCGTTGATGGCGACTGGCCGGCCAAACCCAAAATGCCTCTGATTCCCGGACATGAAGGAGTGGGAATTGTAGTCGCCTGCGGTCCTGAAGCGTATGTTAAAGAAGGAGATGCAGTAGGAGTACCCTGGCTATATTCCGCTTGCGGATGCTGCGATTATTGCATTACAGGATGGGAAACTCTGTGTGAAGCGCAGAAAAATGGCGGATATAGTGTAGATGGTGGCTTTGCAGAATATGTAATTGCAGATTCAAGATATGTGGGACATTTGAAAAGTGATATCAACTTTTTGGAGATCGCGCCGATTCTTTGCGCCGGAGTTACCGTGTATAAAGGGTTAAAAGAAACGGAAACAAAACCTGGAGAATGGGTAGCCATTTCAGGAATCGGGGGATTGGGTCACGTAGCCGTTCAGTATGCGAAAGCAATGGGAATGCATGTGGCTGCTATTGATGTGGCGGATGATAAATTGGATTTGGCGAAAAAGCTCGGGGCAGATTTGGTAGTCAACGCAAGAAACACAGATCCTGGAGAATACCTGCATAAAGAAGTCGGCGGAATGCACGGCGCGCTCATTACGGCAGTTTCCCCTATTGCCTTCAAACAGGGAATTGATGTATTACGAAGAAAAGGAACCATTGCGCTGAACGGCCTTCCGCCGGGATCCTTTGAGCTTCCGATCTTTGAAACCGTGCTCAAGAGAATTACCGTGAGAGGTTCCATCGTCGGAACACGGAAAGATCTCCAGGAGGCACTTGATTTTGCTAATGAAGGATTGGTAAAAGCAACCGTTACCGCTGCAAAACTGGAAGATATTAACGACGTCTTTGATAAGATGAAAAAAGGACAGATCGATGGAAGGATCGTTCTTGATATCGCCGGAAGTGCAAATTAATGATGACAATGTCTGGTTCGGCGAAATGAAATTTTGCCGAACTTTTTTTAACTTGTTTAAAAGAATTGTAAGCACGTTTTGTATTTTGATATATTTTCGTCACTTCGAGTAGATTTTGAAAAAATCGTATCGAGAAGTTTGTTACTTCTGAAGATAATCTATTCTCGATACATTTTTCTCCACTTTGTTACGAAAAAATACTCGAACTGACGAATTCAATAACAAAATTTTGCAAAATGCACAACTGCTTATTATAAGTATAAAGTAAATTTGCTTGAGACTCAGAAAAAGCCCAGCTGCTTAAAATAATTGAAGTACCCCGAATAGCAAACTATTTAATTTGAGCTATGCCAATCAATAACAAAAGAAGAATTATGAACCCTAAAATAACAAGACTCTCTGCTACAGAAAAAGCCCTGGAAGTCATCTGGGTGCTCGAAAAAAAATACGGTGATCTCATGTTCTACCAGACAGGAGGCTGTTGCGAAGGCACACAGCCGCAATGTTTTGAAAAAGGTGGGTTTTATCCGCGAATGAACGATGCCATGATCGGGACCATCAACGGACACGAATTCTGGATCGACCGCGACCTCTTCGAGTACTGGCAGTATTCCCATTTTACATTGGACGTTACCGATGGTTTCGGACCGGGAGGGTTTTCTTTGGAAACTCCACTGGGAAAAACATTTAAAGTTATTTATACACTCTTCACACCGGAAGAACTGGAAAATCTGGAGCCAGTAAAGCGCAGTGAATAAATCTGCCTGATCATCAAAAAAAAATTTGTGTAATCTGTGTTTAGCAAAAACAAAAAATCAGACTTTCACAAATCGGCTCACAAACATCGAAGCCACCAATTGCCCGACTGCATTCAGAACAGTAGCCAGCGGATCCACCAGGGTTCCGATAATCATCACTGCCGGAATGGCTTCCTGTGGCAGTTTATAGACTGAGATCATCAGCATCTCACCGATATATCCGCCATTGGGAATTCCGCCCGCTACAATGCTCACGAAAACCGTAATGCCTAATGCCAGAAGTAAATTCATCGGATCGAAAAAGTCTCTGCCGATAATCATAAAAGCAACATAGATCTTAATGATGGATGACATGGAAGATCCGTTTTTATGCAGCGTAGTTCCGATAGGGATCACAATATTTGAAATCTGATTGGGAATTCCGATTCTGGATGCAGCTTCTAAGTTAGCAGGCATAGTAGCGAAGCTGCTGCAGGTACTCAGTGCCGTGGCTGTAGGATAAATCGCATTTTTCCAAAAACTTTTAACACCATTCGTCCCGGCGGCCATAAAAGCATAAATGGAAAAAAACAACAGAAAATAAACGACACCTGCAATATAATAAAGTCCGAGTGGCTTAGCATAAAATCCGAAAAGCTGAGGTCCCAGTGTGGCCACCTGATAAGCGAAATAGGCCCCCAAACCAATAGGAGCAGCTTTCATAATTAATAGTAACAGTTCTTTCATGACTTCATATCCGGAAGCAATAAACATCCTGAATGATTGTCCTTTTTCTCCTGCTTTTCTTGCAGAAAATCCCGTCATAAATGCAAAAATAAGCAGGGCCAGCATATTCTGCCGTGAAAAGAGCTGTGTAAATTCGCCCACAGTAAAAAAACTCACAATCCTGTTGCCCCAGCTTTCTTCGGAAGCCACTTCCTCTACCAGTTCCTTACTCCCTGAAACTCCCGAAACCGGAAATAAATACACCGCGAAGATCGTAAAAACGGCCGCTGTTAAGATGAAAAAAATAAAAGTAAACGCCATGGTTATCATGATTTTTCCAAACTTCGACTCTTGCTCCAGCGATGCAATGGAATTGGAGACTGCAAAGAAAACAAGCGGAACAACACTTACGAACAGTAAATTCAGGAAAATATCTCCTAAAGGTTTTATATAACTTACCGTTTGTGGTGCCACAATTCCGATGATACTCCCGATAACGATCCCCAGAAGCAAAAGCAGGATTCCCGAGTAGTTTTTCAACACTTCTTTCATAGAGCGCTTTTTAATCAAAGATAGCTTTATTTTTAACACTTCATTATATAAATTTCGTCTCTAAAATCCTTAAATTTGAGTAAAAAGGTTTCTATGGCTTATATAGACTACTATAAAATTTTAGGCGTAGATAAAAACGCAACGCAGGAAGATATTAAAAAAGCGTATCGCAAGCTTGCAAGAAAACTTCATCCCGACCTGAATCCAGACGATAAGGAAGCAGAAAGGAAATTCAAGGAGATCAACGAAGCCAATGAAGTTCTCAGTAATCCTGAAAACCGTGCTAAATACGACAAATATGGAGAACACTGGAAACATGGTGAAGAGTATGAAAAAGCACAACAGCAACAGCAGCAACAAAGGCAAAGTCACGGAAATGATTACAGTAGCGGATTTTCCGGTGCTGATTTTGGTGAAGGAGAAGATTTCTCGGATTTTTTCCAAAGCATGTTCGGTGGAACAGGAGGTTTCGGGAGAAGTTCAAGAGGGAGCGCTTCCGGGAAATTTAAAGGACAGGATGTTCATGCAGAGCTGAATCTAAGCTTAAAGGATGCTGCAACTACCCATCAGCAGACTTTTGATATTAACGGGAAAAAGGTGAGGATTACCATTCCGGCCGGAGTTTATGACGGACAGCAGATTAAATTAAAAGGCCATGGAAATCCCGGCTATAATGGTGGCCCGAACGGTGATTTGTACATTACTTTTATGATTCCGGCTGATCCGGATTTTGAAAGGATAGGAGATGATTTAAAAACTAAAGTCGCGATCGATTTGTATACGGCTGTTTTGGGCGGCGATGTTAAAGTTAAAACCCTTACAGGAAGCGTTAATCTTAAAGTAAAGTCGGAAACGCAGAACGGAACTACCGTAAGGCTAAAAGGAAAAGGATTCCCTGTTTACAAAAAAGAAGGAGAATTCGGCGACCTTTTTGTGACATACGATGTGAAACTGCCTACCAATCTTACTGATAAGCAGAAGCAGCTTTTCGAACAACTAAAAAACTCTTAAGTCATGAATGAAAGAATATCACGGGAAGAACTCGTAAAAATATACAATATTGAAATCACCTTTTTTGATGAACTGGTAGATTCCGGTTTACTGAATATTCAGACAGAGAATGAAATCCACTATCTGATGTATGAAGATCTGCCGT comes from the Chryseobacterium nepalense genome and includes:
- the adhP gene encoding alcohol dehydrogenase AdhP; translation: MIPKTMKAAVVQGYGQPLKIQEVPVREPGRYEVLVKVIACGVCHTDLHAVDGDWPAKPKMPLIPGHEGVGIVVACGPEAYVKEGDAVGVPWLYSACGCCDYCITGWETLCEAQKNGGYSVDGGFAEYVIADSRYVGHLKSDINFLEIAPILCAGVTVYKGLKETETKPGEWVAISGIGGLGHVAVQYAKAMGMHVAAIDVADDKLDLAKKLGADLVVNARNTDPGEYLHKEVGGMHGALITAVSPIAFKQGIDVLRRKGTIALNGLPPGSFELPIFETVLKRITVRGSIVGTRKDLQEALDFANEGLVKATVTAAKLEDINDVFDKMKKGQIDGRIVLDIAGSAN
- a CDS encoding DUF779 domain-containing protein produces the protein MNPKITRLSATEKALEVIWVLEKKYGDLMFYQTGGCCEGTQPQCFEKGGFYPRMNDAMIGTINGHEFWIDRDLFEYWQYSHFTLDVTDGFGPGGFSLETPLGKTFKVIYTLFTPEELENLEPVKRSE
- a CDS encoding dicarboxylate/amino acid:cation symporter, with protein sequence MKEVLKNYSGILLLLLGIVIGSIIGIVAPQTVSYIKPLGDIFLNLLFVSVVPLVFFAVSNSIASLEQESKFGKIMITMAFTFIFFILTAAVFTIFAVYLFPVSGVSGSKELVEEVASEESWGNRIVSFFTVGEFTQLFSRQNMLALLIFAFMTGFSARKAGEKGQSFRMFIASGYEVMKELLLLIMKAAPIGLGAYFAYQVATLGPQLFGFYAKPLGLYYIAGVVYFLLFFSIYAFMAAGTNGVKSFWKNAIYPTATALSTCSSFATMPANLEAASRIGIPNQISNIVIPIGTTLHKNGSSMSSIIKIYVAFMIIGRDFFDPMNLLLALGITVFVSIVAGGIPNGGYIGEMLMISVYKLPQEAIPAVMIIGTLVDPLATVLNAVGQLVASMFVSRFVKV
- a CDS encoding DnaJ C-terminal domain-containing protein, translating into MAYIDYYKILGVDKNATQEDIKKAYRKLARKLHPDLNPDDKEAERKFKEINEANEVLSNPENRAKYDKYGEHWKHGEEYEKAQQQQQQQRQSHGNDYSSGFSGADFGEGEDFSDFFQSMFGGTGGFGRSSRGSASGKFKGQDVHAELNLSLKDAATTHQQTFDINGKKVRITIPAGVYDGQQIKLKGHGNPGYNGGPNGDLYITFMIPADPDFERIGDDLKTKVAIDLYTAVLGGDVKVKTLTGSVNLKVKSETQNGTTVRLKGKGFPVYKKEGEFGDLFVTYDVKLPTNLTDKQKQLFEQLKNS